A single Meles meles chromosome 20, mMelMel3.1 paternal haplotype, whole genome shotgun sequence DNA region contains:
- the XCR1 gene encoding chemokine XC receptor 1 yields MEPSGTPESTTPFEYDLQSFLCESKTFTFATISTTILYFLVFLLSLVGNSLVLWVLVKYESLESLTNVFIFNLCLSDLAFSCLLPVWIMAYHWGWLLGDFLCKLLSMIFSISLYSSIFFLTIMTIHRYLSVVRPLSSLRVHTLQYRVLVTMAVWATSILSSIPDAIFHAVFSLHCDYSERKWFLTSVYQHNVFFLFSIGIILFCYVEILKTLFRSRSKRRPRTVRLIFTIVAAYFLSWAPYNLLLFLQTLLKLGVIQSCEFSQQVDYAMLICRNLAFSHCCFNPVLYVFVGVKFRRHLKSLLRRFRICGQQAASIPHHAAGSFNYEGASFY; encoded by the coding sequence ATGGAGCCCTCAGGCACCCCAGAGTCCACCACCCCTTTTGAATATGATCTTCAGAGCTTCCTGTGTGAGAGCAAGACCTTTACCTTTGCCACCATCAGCACCACCATCCTGTACTTCCTGGTGTTCCTCCTCAGCCTGGTGGGCAACAGCCTGGTGTTGTGGGTCCTAGTGAAGTATGAGAGCCTGGAATCCCTTACCAATGTCTTCATCTTCAACCTGTGCCTCTCAGATCTGGCGTTCTCCTGCTTGTTGCCAGTGTGGATCATGGCCTACCACTGGGGCTGGCTGCTGGGGGACTTCCTCTGTAAGCTCCTCAGCATGATCTTCTCCATCAGCCTCTACAGCAGCATCTTCTTCCTGACCATCATGACTATCCACCGCTACCTGTCGGTGGTGAGGCCCCTCTCATCCCTGCGTGTCCACACCCTCCAGTACCGTGTGTTGGTGACCATGGCTGTGTGGGCAACCAGCATCCTGTCCTCCATCCCTGATGCTATCTTCCACGCAGTGTTTTCTTTACACTGTGACTACTCAGAAAGGAAGTGGTTCCTAACCTCAGTCTACCAGCATAATGTCTTCTTCCTGTTCTCCATCGGGATTATCCTGTTCTGCTATGTGGAGATTCTCAAGACCCTGTTCCGCTCTCGGTCCAAACGGCGCCCTCGGACAGTCAGGCTTATATTCACCATCGTAGCAGCCTACTTCCTTAGCTGGGCTCCCTACAACCTGCTCCTGTTTCTGCAGACACTGCTGAAACTTGGGGTCATCCAGAGCTGTGAGTTCAGCCAGCAGGTAGATTATGCCATGCTCATCTGCCGCAACCTTGCCTTCTCCCACTGCTGCTTCAACCCAGTGCTCTACGTTTTTGTGGGGGTCAAGTTCCGCAGACATCTCAAAAGTCTGCTCCGGCGCTTCCGGATCTGCGGGCAGCAGGCAGCCAGCATTCCTCATCACGCAGCAGGCTCCTTCAATTACGAGGGTGCCTCCTTCTATTGA